Proteins found in one Massilia sp. H6 genomic segment:
- a CDS encoding type VI secretion system Vgr family protein has translation MGESEEIAMGAALSAFSGASQHNRLMRLDFPFKDGPVSILLPNKLVAHEEVSRSFRFDVEVLSDDPRIPLKTMMGRMVTISLVREDGSLRYFNGHITEFRFLRSDGGFAFYQMLLEPWLAFARLRKDSRSFHNKSVREITELSLKHYLQADWDIRLTGDDPQLSVANQYNETDYNHLHRRWEALGLHYWYEHRFDGHKLMISDISFLAKPIDEKAYWISFRDKGGSREDDGIHEWTAIRRLGSGRTTLASFDYKNPRARRAEAPSVNQQGDFFPYEIYEDTGAYGFRLHRDGEQLAARRMDEAEKDTQYFEAAGNERCVLPGRTFKLSGHFSAAPRSRRYDARSRSSIKDRYYLILSADHEVSNNYQAGPGAASHYENRFTCIRQDIRWRPGRNFNSEPVNYTGLHTAIVVGPAGADIHTDGYGRVKLQFHWDRLGNYDERSSPWIRVLSPAAGSEFGQIRLPRVGEEVAVVYPNGNIDHPLVLGALYNQAHMPPWSLPEQQCLAGLRSRELGGGSRGNHLVLDDTKEKLQAQLKSDHQCSQLSLGHITRIENTSGRQDARGEGWELRTDGHGIARAAKGLLITTEARQAARGPMKDMGETVKRLDAAHKLHDDQSTAALQGLAQESGQQHDVADVLKAQNDDVRGAGEPFSELSQPHLVLASPVGIATTSAQSTHIASAEHTALTAGRSLSIAAGESLFASIKQTFRLFVHKAGMKLIAASGKITVRTHDDDIELIANKVLCLISQSDWVDIRGKKGVRLHGPGAMVEITDRMQVFAPKPALFHGNLETLAPQNRPQPSAEHKITIAEPKTPEDPKQLLFMLQMHSGSGRPFANVAYTLYKNGSPVEEGISDDLGRIAIDHASGTQGYTVELANGDKFDLKAWEKFDSADKTLYSEQLLSSEGARALDGSAQGRTYS, from the coding sequence ATGGGCGAAAGCGAGGAAATCGCAATGGGTGCCGCGTTGTCAGCGTTCAGCGGCGCATCTCAGCACAATCGGCTGATGCGGCTCGATTTCCCGTTCAAGGATGGGCCAGTCTCGATTCTCCTGCCGAACAAGCTGGTCGCTCATGAGGAAGTCTCGCGCAGTTTCCGCTTCGATGTCGAGGTACTGTCGGACGACCCGCGTATTCCGCTAAAAACAATGATGGGCCGGATGGTGACCATCTCCCTGGTGCGCGAAGACGGATCGCTGCGCTACTTCAATGGTCATATCACTGAATTTCGCTTCCTGCGTAGCGACGGCGGCTTCGCGTTTTACCAGATGCTGCTCGAACCCTGGCTCGCGTTTGCCCGCCTACGCAAGGACAGCAGGTCGTTCCACAATAAAAGCGTGCGCGAGATTACCGAGCTAAGCCTCAAGCATTATCTCCAGGCCGATTGGGACATAAGACTCACGGGCGACGACCCGCAGCTTTCCGTCGCGAACCAGTACAACGAGACCGACTACAACCACCTGCACCGGCGCTGGGAAGCGCTCGGATTGCATTACTGGTACGAACACAGGTTCGACGGCCACAAGCTCATGATCTCGGATATCAGCTTCCTGGCCAAGCCTATCGACGAGAAAGCGTACTGGATTTCGTTCCGCGACAAGGGCGGCTCGCGCGAAGACGACGGCATTCACGAGTGGACCGCCATCCGGCGGCTCGGCTCTGGCCGAACCACGCTCGCTTCGTTCGATTACAAGAATCCTAGAGCGCGACGCGCTGAAGCCCCTTCAGTCAACCAGCAGGGCGACTTCTTTCCTTACGAAATCTACGAAGACACTGGTGCCTATGGCTTTCGCCTGCACCGCGACGGCGAGCAGCTGGCGGCGCGGCGCATGGACGAGGCGGAAAAAGACACGCAATATTTCGAGGCGGCAGGCAACGAACGGTGCGTGCTGCCCGGTCGTACATTCAAGCTCAGCGGCCACTTCAGCGCCGCGCCGCGTTCGCGTCGATACGATGCCAGATCACGCAGCAGCATCAAGGACCGCTACTACCTGATCCTGTCGGCCGACCATGAGGTATCGAATAATTACCAGGCCGGTCCTGGCGCAGCCTCGCATTACGAAAACCGCTTTACGTGCATCCGCCAGGACATCCGCTGGCGTCCTGGCCGCAACTTCAACAGCGAGCCGGTCAACTATACGGGACTACACACCGCCATCGTCGTTGGCCCGGCCGGCGCAGATATCCACACCGACGGCTACGGACGCGTCAAGCTGCAGTTCCACTGGGACCGGTTGGGCAACTACGACGAAAGGAGTTCACCCTGGATCCGGGTATTGAGCCCGGCGGCCGGCAGCGAATTCGGGCAGATCCGGTTGCCCCGAGTCGGCGAAGAAGTCGCCGTCGTCTACCCGAACGGGAATATTGATCATCCGCTCGTACTCGGCGCGCTCTACAACCAGGCACACATGCCGCCGTGGTCGCTGCCAGAGCAGCAGTGCCTGGCTGGCCTGCGCAGCCGGGAACTTGGGGGCGGAAGTCGGGGCAATCACCTTGTTCTCGACGACACGAAGGAAAAGCTTCAGGCACAGCTGAAAAGCGATCATCAGTGCAGCCAGCTGTCGCTCGGGCACATTACTCGGATCGAAAACACCAGCGGGCGCCAGGATGCACGCGGCGAAGGCTGGGAGTTGCGCACCGATGGACACGGTATAGCGCGCGCCGCCAAGGGCCTATTGATTACAACAGAGGCACGGCAGGCAGCACGTGGCCCGATGAAGGACATGGGCGAAACGGTGAAGCGCCTGGACGCCGCGCACAAGCTCCACGATGACCAATCCACAGCCGCACTGCAGGGCCTGGCCCAGGAAAGTGGGCAGCAGCACGACGTTGCCGATGTGCTCAAAGCGCAGAATGACGACGTGCGCGGTGCTGGCGAACCCTTTTCTGAGCTATCCCAACCCCATCTGGTTTTGGCCAGCCCAGTTGGCATCGCAACGACGTCCGCACAGTCGACCCACATCGCCAGCGCCGAGCACACGGCGCTGACAGCTGGGCGCAGTCTCTCGATCGCAGCGGGCGAGAGTCTGTTCGCAAGCATCAAGCAGACCTTCCGCCTGTTCGTCCACAAAGCTGGCATGAAGCTGATTGCGGCGTCCGGCAAGATCACCGTGCGGACGCATGACGACGATATCGAGCTCATCGCCAACAAGGTCTTGTGCCTGATCAGCCAGTCCGACTGGGTCGATATCAGGGGAAAGAAAGGGGTGCGGCTGCATGGCCCCGGGGCCATGGTTGAAATCACCGACCGCATGCAGGTATTTGCGCCCAAGCCGGCGCTATTTCACGGCAACCTGGAGACCCTCGCTCCTCAGAACCGGCCCCAGCCGTCAGCGGAACACAAGATCACGATCGCGGAGCCGAAGACGCCGGAGGATCCGAAGCAGCTGCTCTTCATGCTGCAAATGCATTCTGGAAGCGGACGTCCGTTCGCGAACGTTGCTTACACCCTCTACAAGAACGGCAGTCCAGTGGAGGAGGGCATCTCGGATGACCTTGGCCGTATCGCCATCGACCATGCGAGCGGTACCCAGGGATACACGGTTGAGCTGGCGAATGGCGACAAGTTCGACCTGAAAGCGTGGGAGAAGTTTGATTCCGCGGACAAAACCTTGTACAGCGAGCAGCTTCTCTCGAGCGAGGGCGCGCGCGCGCTCGACGGATCGGCGCAAGGCCGCACCTATTCCTGA
- the lipA gene encoding lipoyl synthase, with protein sequence MTTETSNVAAPVYNATDKQKGASKTSRIPIKIVPIADAERLKKPDWIRVKAATASSRFYEIKDILRANNLVTVCEEASCPNIGECFGKGTATFMIMGDKCTRRCPFCDVGHGRPDPLDVNEPGNLAKTIADLRLTYVVITSVDRDDLRDGGAGHFVECIQKTRAQSPGTKIEVLVPDFRGRLAKALAIFADGLPDVMNHNLETVPRLYKEARPGADYKHSLELLRDFKALYPNAVTKSGIMVGLGETDEEILQVMRDMREHNVEMLTIGQYLAPSNSHLPVRRYVHPDQFKKFEQAAYEMGFVHAAVGAMVRSSYHADVQAHNAGLAVNE encoded by the coding sequence ATGACTACCGAAACCAGCAACGTCGCTGCCCCTGTCTACAACGCCACCGACAAGCAGAAAGGCGCCAGCAAGACGTCGCGCATCCCGATCAAGATCGTGCCGATCGCCGATGCCGAGCGCCTGAAAAAGCCTGACTGGATCCGCGTGAAGGCTGCAACCGCGTCGTCGCGCTTCTACGAGATCAAGGACATCCTGCGCGCCAACAACCTGGTGACGGTGTGCGAAGAAGCCAGTTGCCCGAACATCGGCGAATGCTTCGGCAAGGGTACCGCGACCTTCATGATCATGGGTGACAAGTGCACCCGTCGCTGCCCGTTCTGCGACGTCGGCCACGGCCGCCCGGATCCGCTCGACGTCAACGAGCCGGGCAACCTGGCCAAGACCATCGCCGACCTGCGCCTGACGTACGTCGTGATCACCTCGGTCGACCGCGACGATTTGCGCGATGGCGGCGCCGGGCATTTCGTCGAGTGCATCCAGAAGACCCGTGCCCAGTCACCAGGCACCAAGATCGAAGTGCTGGTGCCCGACTTCCGCGGCCGCCTGGCCAAGGCGCTGGCGATCTTCGCCGACGGCCTGCCCGACGTCATGAACCACAACCTGGAGACCGTGCCGCGCCTGTACAAGGAAGCCCGTCCCGGCGCCGACTACAAGCACTCGCTCGAACTGCTGCGCGACTTCAAGGCACTGTACCCGAACGCGGTGACCAAGTCCGGCATCATGGTCGGCCTGGGCGAGACCGACGAGGAAATTTTGCAAGTCATGCGCGACATGCGCGAACACAACGTCGAGATGCTGACCATCGGCCAATACCTGGCGCCGTCGAACTCGCACCTGCCGGTGCGCCGCTATGTGCACCCGGACCAGTTCAAGAAGTTCGAGCAAGCCGCCTACGAGATGGGCTTCGTGCACGCCGCAGTGGGCGCGATGGTGCGTTCTTCGTATCACGCAGACGTGCAGGCGCACAATGCGGGTTTGGCTGTAAACGAATAA
- the lipB gene encoding lipoyl(octanoyl) transferase LipB has translation MLPTRSATPLVRELGRADYEPTFAAMRAFTDARTPESRDELWIVEHPPVFTLGLGADPGHVLAQAQTSGVPVVQTDRGGEVTYHGPGQVVIYLLMDLRRNKPGGKLYARQFVQKIEQAVIDVLAAYNLAGERVAGAPGIYMAGGPRKGAKIAALGLKVRGNGCTYHGVSLNVAMDLAPFTWINPCGYSGLTTVDMRTMGVQAPLEDVQQALARELARQLVTTEAVEPATNNL, from the coding sequence ATGCTCCCGACCCGTTCTGCCACGCCGCTCGTCCGCGAGCTCGGCCGCGCCGACTACGAACCCACTTTCGCCGCGATGCGCGCCTTTACCGACGCGCGCACCCCGGAATCGCGGGACGAGCTGTGGATCGTCGAGCATCCGCCCGTGTTCACGCTGGGTCTCGGCGCCGACCCGGGCCACGTGCTGGCACAGGCGCAAACATCGGGGGTGCCGGTGGTCCAGACCGACCGCGGCGGCGAAGTAACCTACCACGGCCCCGGCCAGGTCGTGATCTACCTTTTGATGGACCTGCGCCGCAATAAACCTGGCGGCAAGCTGTATGCGCGCCAGTTTGTGCAGAAAATCGAACAGGCGGTCATCGACGTGCTGGCGGCGTATAATCTTGCGGGAGAACGCGTTGCCGGGGCCCCGGGCATCTACATGGCAGGGGGCCCGCGCAAGGGCGCGAAGATCGCCGCCCTCGGCCTCAAGGTACGCGGCAACGGCTGCACCTATCATGGGGTCTCGCTGAACGTGGCGATGGACCTGGCCCCGTTCACCTGGATCAACCCGTGCGGTTACTCTGGCCTGACCACGGTCGACATGCGCACGATGGGAGTGCAAGCCCCGCTGGAGGATGTCCAGCAGGCGCTGGCGCGCGAGTTGGCGCGCCAACTGGTAACGACCGAAGCGGTCGAACCGGCAACGAACAACCTCTAA
- a CDS encoding DUF493 family protein — MDPKDSLIDYPSDFPIKVMGPTHIDFAPTIIDVVTGFDPTFHVGKLETRPSSKGNYTGLTVTVWVTSREMLDDVYRALSTHPMVKMVL; from the coding sequence ATGGACCCGAAAGACTCCCTCATCGACTACCCGAGCGACTTCCCGATCAAGGTGATGGGACCGACGCATATCGACTTCGCGCCAACGATCATCGACGTGGTTACCGGTTTCGATCCGACTTTCCATGTCGGCAAGCTGGAGACCCGGCCTTCGTCGAAGGGCAACTACACCGGCCTGACCGTTACTGTCTGGGTCACCAGCCGTGAAATGCTCGACGACGTCTACCGCGCCCTGTCGACCCATCCCATGGTCAAGATGGTGCTGTAA
- a CDS encoding DUF6600 domain-containing protein, translated as MNNRFAKTAVMLALTALSTTALAQGRLLETEPPGRVGRVALAQGKVSISSGVGDTATAALVNWPVTTRNLITTEPNGRAEVRIGSTAIRVDGDSSLEVTELDDDSLRLRLHYGSASVRILSEDVLPEFELVTPHAQVRMRQPGRLRVDAERVRDTSVVSVFDGAAQVTGGGASLTVRAGRSAELRDDDVRTLQAQRDDFDDWSLARDRAVDGARSARYVSTDMTGYEELDRHGSWHEDVEYGALWTPRVASSWVPYRDGRWTWIAPWGWTWVDNASWGYAPFHYGRWVQVRNRWAWAPGHVGRRPVWAPALVGWVGSGWSASFSTHGSRPATGWYPLGPHDYFVPGYRLSDERLRRLNDWRERDGWRRDRHHERRDRGDRAGRPDYRQRGLTVVPQANFGGRGPVVVSNLPQGTPSPQAVPATPGVAPAGPQRWRGRDRDRDGIPDRIGHDRDDDGMVDRADRDGRERDRFERRQRPPVLTTDPAPQPVQPGVLVTVPMPSAAVAVPPRPPAWQRFERGDERDERTGRERGERGDRFGDRRERQQPAAMPHMPAQRPMPVQAQPQMQAQPQPQPQMQAQAQPQPQMQAQPQPQPRAMPEAPPPRPLPERGRPEARSPAEQRGMREE; from the coding sequence ATGAATAACCGATTCGCCAAGACTGCCGTGATGCTTGCGCTCACGGCGCTATCGACTACCGCGCTGGCACAGGGCAGGCTGCTCGAGACCGAGCCGCCCGGCCGCGTCGGGCGCGTGGCGCTGGCACAGGGCAAGGTCAGCATCAGTAGCGGCGTGGGCGATACCGCAACCGCGGCGCTGGTCAACTGGCCGGTCACCACCCGCAACCTGATTACCACCGAACCGAACGGCCGCGCCGAGGTGCGGATCGGCTCGACCGCGATCCGCGTCGATGGCGACAGCTCGCTCGAAGTCACTGAACTCGACGACGACAGCCTGCGCCTGCGCCTGCACTACGGCAGCGCCAGCGTTCGCATTCTGAGCGAAGACGTGCTGCCCGAATTCGAGCTGGTCACCCCGCATGCGCAGGTGCGCATGCGCCAGCCCGGCCGCCTGCGGGTGGATGCCGAGCGCGTGCGCGACACCAGCGTGGTGAGCGTATTTGATGGCGCGGCCCAGGTCACGGGTGGCGGCGCCAGCCTGACGGTGCGCGCCGGCCGCAGCGCCGAACTGCGCGACGACGATGTGCGCACCCTGCAGGCCCAGCGCGACGACTTCGACGACTGGTCGCTGGCACGCGACAGGGCGGTCGACGGCGCGCGCTCGGCACGCTACGTCAGCACCGACATGACAGGCTACGAAGAACTCGACCGCCATGGCAGCTGGCACGAAGACGTCGAATACGGCGCGCTATGGACCCCGCGGGTGGCGTCGAGCTGGGTGCCCTACCGCGACGGCCGCTGGACCTGGATCGCCCCCTGGGGCTGGACCTGGGTCGACAACGCGTCTTGGGGCTATGCGCCCTTCCATTATGGCCGCTGGGTGCAGGTCAGGAACCGCTGGGCCTGGGCCCCGGGCCACGTCGGCCGCCGTCCGGTCTGGGCGCCGGCGCTGGTCGGCTGGGTTGGCAGCGGCTGGAGTGCCAGCTTCAGTACGCACGGCTCGCGACCGGCCACGGGCTGGTATCCGCTCGGCCCGCACGACTACTTCGTGCCCGGCTACCGCCTGTCTGACGAGCGCCTGCGCCGGCTCAATGACTGGCGCGAGCGCGATGGCTGGCGTCGTGACCGTCACCATGAGCGCCGTGACCGTGGCGACCGGGCCGGCAGGCCGGATTACCGCCAGCGCGGCCTGACCGTGGTCCCGCAGGCGAATTTCGGCGGGCGCGGACCGGTCGTGGTATCGAACCTGCCGCAGGGAACGCCGTCCCCGCAGGCTGTGCCTGCGACGCCAGGCGTGGCACCGGCCGGGCCGCAGCGCTGGCGTGGCCGCGACCGTGACCGCGACGGCATTCCAGACCGCATCGGCCACGACCGTGACGACGACGGCATGGTCGACCGCGCCGATCGCGACGGCCGCGAGCGCGACCGTTTCGAGCGTCGCCAACGGCCGCCGGTGCTGACGACCGATCCGGCGCCGCAGCCGGTCCAGCCGGGCGTGCTTGTCACCGTGCCGATGCCCTCGGCCGCTGTGGCGGTGCCACCCCGTCCGCCTGCATGGCAGCGTTTCGAGCGCGGCGATGAACGCGATGAACGCACCGGGCGCGAGCGTGGCGAGCGCGGTGATCGGTTCGGGGACCGCCGCGAGCGCCAGCAGCCGGCTGCCATGCCGCACATGCCGGCGCAGCGCCCAATGCCGGTGCAAGCGCAGCCACAGATGCAAGCGCAACCGCAGCCGCAGCCGCAGATGCAAGCGCAAGCGCAGCCACAGCCACAGATGCAAGCGCAGCCGCAGCCGCAGCCCCGCGCCATGCCGGAAGCGCCGCCGCCGCGGCCACTGCCCGAACGTGGCAGGCCGGAAGCGCGCTCGCCAGCCGAGCAGCGTGGCATGCGCGAGGAATAG
- a CDS encoding LysE family transporter has protein sequence MSFATWIAFVIAGTLIAVSPGSGAVLSMSHGLAYGLKKASATVLGLQVGLVLVLVIAGAGVGSLLLASSLAFTIVKTIGALYLIWLGIQSWRAKAETTSVDTVGLAAHPSFSKRVMTGFLTNSTNPKGIIFMVAVLPQFISKEAPLLPQLAILGITMVTIDSIVMHGYAAMASMMQRYFRDARAVKLQNRVFGAVLVIMGSLLFLVEPGRRAA, from the coding sequence ATGAGCTTCGCCACCTGGATCGCCTTTGTCATCGCCGGCACCCTGATCGCCGTTTCGCCCGGTTCCGGCGCCGTGCTGTCGATGTCGCACGGACTGGCCTATGGCCTGAAAAAAGCCAGCGCCACCGTGCTCGGCCTGCAGGTCGGCCTGGTCCTGGTGCTGGTTATCGCTGGCGCCGGCGTCGGTTCGCTGCTGCTGGCGTCCTCGCTGGCGTTTACCATCGTCAAGACCATCGGCGCGCTGTACCTGATCTGGCTGGGCATCCAGTCCTGGCGCGCCAAGGCCGAAACGACCTCGGTCGACACCGTTGGACTGGCCGCGCACCCGAGCTTCAGCAAGCGCGTCATGACTGGTTTCCTGACCAATTCGACCAACCCGAAAGGCATTATTTTCATGGTCGCCGTGCTGCCGCAATTTATCTCCAAGGAGGCGCCGCTGCTGCCGCAGCTGGCGATCCTGGGCATCACGATGGTGACCATCGACTCGATCGTCATGCATGGCTATGCCGCGATGGCATCGATGATGCAGCGCTACTTCCGCGATGCCCGCGCCGTCAAGCTGCAGAACCGCGTCTTCGGGGCCGTGCTGGTGATCATGGGTTCGCTGCTATTTCTGGTCGAGCCGGGCCGCCGCGCCGCCTGA
- a CDS encoding HU family DNA-binding protein, which yields MKKGELIAEFAKRTEMSGAAANSAVNTILEIITERLKKGDTVGITGFGTFSVTKRAARKGRNPATGDVIKIAASKSPRFAAGATLKAAVNPKKK from the coding sequence ATGAAAAAAGGCGAACTGATCGCGGAATTCGCGAAGCGCACCGAGATGTCTGGCGCTGCCGCCAATAGCGCCGTGAACACGATCCTCGAGATCATCACCGAGCGCCTGAAGAAGGGTGACACCGTCGGCATCACCGGCTTCGGCACTTTCTCGGTCACCAAGCGCGCTGCGCGCAAGGGCCGCAATCCGGCCACCGGCGACGTCATCAAGATTGCTGCATCGAAGTCCCCACGCTTTGCCGCCGGCGCTACCCTCAAGGCTGCCGTCAATCCAAAGAAGAAGTAA
- a CDS encoding BrnA antitoxin family protein, which translates to MTTEPILQAAPVRRVRPPKRKTRITIYLDDEVLNEFRNLSERCGTGYQTLINAALRHRLAAPAGETGLA; encoded by the coding sequence ATGACTACCGAACCGATCCTGCAAGCCGCACCCGTACGCCGCGTGCGGCCACCCAAGCGTAAGACCCGCATCACGATCTACCTCGACGACGAAGTGTTGAACGAATTCCGCAACCTGTCCGAGCGCTGCGGTACCGGCTACCAGACGCTGATCAACGCCGCCCTGCGCCACCGCCTGGCCGCACCTGCCGGCGAAACCGGACTCGCCTGA
- a CDS encoding DUF808 domain-containing protein, translating to MAGSLLLLLDDIATVLDDVAVMSKVAAKKTAGVLGDDLALNAEQVTGVKAEREIPVVWEVAKGSFKNKAILVPAGLAISLFIPWLITPLLVIGGTYLCFEGAEKLAHKFLHKEEHVAHKAELSAALVNPEVDMVALEKDKIKGAIRTDFILSAEIIVIALGTVEAAPFSQKVMVLVTIALGITIGVYGLVAAIVKMDDAGLHLSKKAGGLARNTGKLLLATAPRLMKFLSVVGTAAMFMVGGGIITHAWPLLHHLSQDAAGITAGVPGVGGVLAAITPTLVDAIAGLIVGAVVLMVVTLVQRMRGKKADAH from the coding sequence ATGGCTGGCAGTCTGCTGTTATTACTGGACGATATAGCAACCGTTCTCGACGATGTAGCGGTCATGAGCAAGGTCGCGGCAAAGAAAACCGCCGGCGTGCTGGGCGACGACCTCGCGCTCAATGCCGAGCAAGTGACCGGTGTAAAGGCCGAGCGTGAAATTCCGGTTGTATGGGAGGTTGCCAAGGGTTCGTTCAAGAACAAGGCCATCCTGGTGCCGGCCGGACTGGCCATTTCGCTCTTCATTCCCTGGCTGATTACCCCGCTGCTGGTGATCGGCGGCACCTACCTGTGCTTCGAGGGTGCCGAGAAGCTGGCCCATAAATTTCTGCACAAGGAAGAACACGTCGCGCACAAGGCCGAGCTGAGCGCGGCGCTGGTCAATCCGGAAGTCGACATGGTCGCACTGGAAAAAGACAAGATCAAGGGCGCGATCCGCACCGACTTTATCTTGTCGGCGGAAATCATCGTGATTGCCCTGGGTACCGTCGAAGCCGCGCCGTTCAGCCAGAAAGTCATGGTGCTTGTCACCATTGCGCTCGGAATAACGATCGGCGTATACGGCCTGGTGGCGGCCATCGTCAAGATGGACGATGCCGGCCTTCACCTGAGCAAGAAGGCCGGCGGTCTGGCGCGCAACACCGGCAAGCTGTTGCTGGCCACCGCGCCGCGCCTGATGAAATTTCTGTCGGTGGTCGGCACCGCGGCCATGTTCATGGTTGGCGGCGGCATCATTACCCACGCCTGGCCGCTACTGCACCATCTCTCGCAAGACGCGGCCGGCATTACGGCGGGCGTACCCGGCGTGGGCGGCGTACTGGCGGCGATCACGCCGACCCTGGTCGATGCGATTGCCGGCCTCATCGTCGGCGCCGTGGTGCTGATGGTCGTGACCCTGGTGCAGCGCATGCGCGGCAAGAAGGCCGACGCGCACTGA
- a CDS encoding NAD(P)-dependent alcohol dehydrogenase: MRAYQILPGANIDGLQCVDYPERDLALGEVRIRVHAVSLNYRDLMVASGNYLVTVDDPIIPCSDGAGEVLATGPGVTRVQVGDRVAGSFFPYWADGRSSPEKIRRSLGGDTDGMLAEEVVLHEDALARIPASLSFREAATMPCAGVTAWNAIFVSSDGVKPGDTVLLLGTGGVSVLGLQLAKAAGLRTIITSSSNDKLQRARELGAHHTINYQEILEWHEEVLAITQGKGANVVLEVGGKGTVNHSVSAAAMGGTVAIIGGVSGFGGEVNPASLLATAKRMVGIFVGSRSMLEDVMRFVDVAGIRPVIDRVFPFSQAKEAYRYMESASHFGKVVIDVAG; the protein is encoded by the coding sequence ATGCGGGCTTACCAGATTCTTCCCGGCGCGAACATCGACGGGCTGCAGTGTGTGGATTACCCTGAGCGCGACCTGGCGCTGGGCGAGGTACGCATCCGCGTGCATGCGGTGTCGCTGAATTACCGCGACCTGATGGTCGCCAGCGGTAACTATCTGGTGACGGTGGACGACCCGATCATTCCGTGCTCGGACGGCGCCGGCGAAGTGCTGGCCACCGGCCCGGGCGTTACCCGCGTGCAGGTGGGCGACCGCGTGGCGGGCTCGTTTTTTCCGTACTGGGCCGACGGCCGGAGCTCGCCTGAAAAAATCCGCCGTTCGCTCGGCGGTGACACCGACGGCATGCTGGCCGAGGAAGTCGTGCTGCACGAAGATGCGCTGGCAAGAATCCCGGCCAGCCTGAGCTTTCGCGAGGCCGCGACCATGCCGTGTGCGGGCGTGACAGCCTGGAATGCCATTTTTGTCTCCAGCGACGGCGTCAAGCCGGGCGATACCGTGCTGCTGCTGGGGACCGGTGGCGTCTCGGTGCTGGGCCTGCAGCTGGCCAAGGCGGCCGGCCTGCGCACCATTATTACCTCGTCCAGCAACGACAAGCTGCAGCGCGCCCGCGAACTTGGCGCGCACCACACGATCAACTACCAGGAGATCCTGGAGTGGCACGAAGAAGTATTGGCCATCACGCAGGGCAAGGGCGCCAATGTCGTGCTGGAGGTGGGCGGCAAGGGCACGGTCAACCACTCGGTGTCGGCGGCGGCCATGGGGGGGACGGTGGCGATCATTGGCGGGGTCAGCGGCTTCGGCGGCGAAGTCAATCCGGCATCGCTGCTGGCCACGGCCAAGCGCATGGTGGGCATTTTCGTGGGCAGCCGCAGCATGCTAGAGGACGTGATGCGCTTTGTCGACGTGGCCGGCATCAGGCCGGTGATCGACCGTGTGTTCCCGTTCAGCCAGGCGAAAGAAGCTTACCGCTACATGGAATCGGCCTCGCACTTCGGCAAGGTGGTGATCGACGTGGCCGGCTAG
- a CDS encoding glutaminyl-peptide cyclotransferase, translating into MPRRLATFALALACTLASAAQAAVPLYGFVVKNSYPHDQKAFTQGLFFRDGHLFETTGRAGSSSLRKVELGSGKVVQKADLPADVFGEGSTPVGGDIVALTWTSQVGYVFDMKTFKLKHTFKYAGEGWGLASDRRQVYMSDGSSFIRILAPGSYQELRRIQVTHEGRPIGQLNELEMVDGELFANVWGSDLIVRIDPASGKVKGVIDLEGLLPPVQRGTADPDAVLNGIAWDAKRRRLFVTGKLWPKVFEIELVPKNR; encoded by the coding sequence ATGCCCAGACGCCTCGCCACCTTCGCCCTCGCCCTCGCCTGCACGCTCGCCAGCGCCGCCCAGGCTGCCGTTCCGCTGTACGGCTTCGTGGTCAAGAACAGCTACCCGCACGACCAGAAGGCCTTTACACAGGGCCTGTTCTTTCGCGACGGCCACCTGTTCGAAACCACCGGCCGCGCCGGCAGTTCGTCGCTGCGCAAGGTGGAGCTGGGCAGCGGCAAGGTAGTGCAGAAGGCCGACTTGCCGGCCGATGTCTTCGGCGAAGGCTCGACGCCGGTCGGCGGCGACATCGTGGCGCTAACCTGGACGTCGCAGGTCGGCTATGTGTTCGACATGAAGACCTTCAAGCTCAAACACACTTTCAAGTACGCGGGCGAAGGCTGGGGCCTGGCCAGCGATAGGCGCCAGGTCTACATGAGCGACGGCAGTTCGTTCATCCGCATTCTTGCCCCGGGCAGCTACCAGGAGCTGCGGCGCATCCAGGTCACGCACGAAGGCAGGCCGATCGGCCAGCTCAACGAGCTCGAAATGGTCGACGGCGAACTGTTCGCCAACGTCTGGGGCAGCGACCTGATTGTGCGTATCGACCCGGCCAGCGGCAAGGTTAAAGGCGTGATCGACCTGGAAGGCTTGCTGCCCCCGGTACAGCGCGGCACCGCCGACCCGGACGCCGTTTTGAACGGCATCGCCTGGGACGCCAAGCGCCGGCGGCTGTTCGTCACCGGCAAGCTGTGGCCAAAGGTGTTCGAAATCGAGCTGGTGCCGAAGAACAGGTAA